From a region of the Nonlabens sp. Hel1_33_55 genome:
- a CDS encoding trimeric intracellular cation channel family protein — MNFIEIIDLLGTIAFAISGALAAFSKRLDPFGIIIIAFVTAAGGGTLRDILIGVRPVSWMLNMDLVYTILICVLVTFIFRKWLLTLRKTLFLFDTIGIGLYTVVGIEMGLTAGLHPVICITLGCITACFGGVIRDILVNEIPVIFRKNIYATACIAGGSVYFLLEKLNFLENWAFIISGLTVIVIRFLAVMFEWQLPSFYDTGNEDPTVF, encoded by the coding sequence ATGAATTTTATTGAAATTATTGACCTGCTGGGAACGATTGCGTTTGCCATCTCTGGAGCGCTCGCGGCCTTTTCTAAACGGCTAGATCCCTTTGGGATTATCATTATCGCTTTCGTAACGGCTGCTGGTGGCGGTACGCTTCGGGATATTCTGATAGGCGTACGACCCGTAAGTTGGATGCTCAATATGGATCTGGTCTACACCATTTTGATTTGTGTGCTGGTTACCTTTATCTTCCGTAAATGGTTGCTGACGCTGCGCAAGACCTTGTTCCTTTTTGATACAATTGGGATAGGCTTGTACACTGTTGTGGGTATAGAAATGGGATTGACTGCTGGATTGCATCCGGTAATCTGCATCACCTTAGGTTGTATAACAGCCTGTTTTGGAGGCGTGATACGTGACATTTTAGTCAACGAGATTCCGGTGATTTTTAGAAAAAATATCTATGCAACCGCATGTATTGCTGGTGGCTCTGTCTATTTCCTTCTGGAAAAACTTAATTTTCTTGAGAATTGGGCCTTTATAATATCAGGTCTGACTGTGATTGTAATCCGCTTTTTAGCCGTCATGTTTGAATGGCAGCTTCCTAGTTTTTACGATACCGGCAATGAAGATCCTACAGTTTTCTAG
- a CDS encoding DUF4350 domain-containing protein codes for MDKRSKIILYVLGAILIGLFVIESNRPKPINWRPSYTSGDTVPLGAYVLYDNLDEIFGDASIETVEQVPLEFLRDHQDLTGATYIFLNNYLDFDEVETDYLLDFVARGNKVFISSSSAYGALADTLQLEASSSSYYMDTGNDTIRTRLVNKSFKDRSYVYHREGSYRYFESYDTLRTKVLGEVLAFNPESDYLESLFQTDDEEDLEDIVEDPDSFKSMKEMEIKTRKTPQVNFVEVAIGDGAIYYNLNPLAYSNYYMLNGKEQYVAESFSYLQNDHIYFDNYGKSGRRVVSSPLRFILSQESLRWAYYLAIAGILLYMIFVSKREQRIVPVIKPLQNATVEFTKTIGNLYYQSGDYTSIVDKKITFFLERVRSTYYLNTEKLDSSFIKKLATKAGQPQDQTQELIQLINNLRAKPLHNQYELKQLNKQIEAFFIDNK; via the coding sequence ATGGATAAGCGATCAAAGATCATATTATACGTGCTGGGTGCCATCCTGATTGGGCTTTTTGTAATTGAAAGCAATCGTCCAAAACCTATCAATTGGCGGCCTAGTTACACCAGTGGCGATACGGTACCGCTGGGTGCTTATGTGTTGTATGATAATCTGGATGAGATTTTTGGCGATGCCAGTATAGAAACAGTCGAGCAAGTACCATTGGAATTCTTGCGTGACCATCAAGATCTGACAGGTGCAACCTATATATTTCTTAATAATTATCTTGATTTTGACGAGGTAGAAACGGATTACCTGTTGGATTTTGTGGCCAGAGGAAACAAGGTTTTTATCTCCAGTTCCAGTGCCTATGGCGCACTGGCAGATACGCTTCAACTAGAGGCAAGTTCTAGTAGTTATTACATGGATACAGGCAATGATACCATAAGAACAAGGTTGGTAAACAAGTCCTTTAAGGATCGCAGTTATGTATATCACCGTGAAGGTAGTTACCGCTATTTTGAGAGTTATGATACCTTGAGAACCAAAGTTCTAGGAGAAGTGCTAGCGTTCAATCCAGAATCTGATTATCTAGAATCCTTATTTCAAACGGACGACGAAGAAGATCTAGAAGATATCGTTGAGGATCCAGACAGCTTCAAGTCCATGAAGGAGATGGAAATCAAAACCAGAAAAACTCCGCAAGTCAATTTTGTGGAAGTGGCGATAGGTGATGGTGCTATTTATTATAATCTGAATCCGCTGGCTTATAGCAATTACTATATGCTTAATGGAAAAGAGCAATACGTAGCAGAATCTTTTTCATACCTTCAAAACGACCATATCTATTTTGATAATTACGGTAAATCAGGTAGGCGCGTGGTGTCATCACCCTTACGTTTTATTCTCTCACAGGAATCTTTGCGATGGGCTTATTATCTAGCGATTGCTGGAATACTGCTCTATATGATCTTTGTAAGCAAACGCGAGCAACGCATCGTACCCGTGATTAAACCACTTCAAAATGCTACCGTAGAATTCACTAAAACCATAGGAAACCTGTATTATCAAAGTGGCGACTACACCAGCATCGTTGATAAGAAGATCACCTTTTTCCTGGAACGAGTTCGCAGTACCTACTATCTCAATACAGAAAAATTGGACAGCAGCTTTATCAAGAAGTTAGCTACCAAAGCAGGCCAACCGCAAGACCAAACTCAAGAACTCATACAGTTGATCAATAACCTGCGAGCAAAACCCTTGCACAATCAATACGAACTAAAGCAACTCAATAAGCAAATTGAGGCGTTTTTTATAGACAATAAATGA
- a CDS encoding stage II sporulation protein M has product MREAAFVKQNKEKWMAFEKALDANSNINADRLAGLYIQLTNDLSFAQTYYQESKTLLYLNSLASQAHQKIYINKKEKGNKIFRFFKTEFPLFFADHQLTMLYAFLIFMVAVAIGAISTFNDDSFTRLILGDSYVNMTLENIKEGNPTGVYQEDGAFGMFLAITINNVRVGMLCFAAGLLTSIGAGYILFSNGVMVGSFFAMFALENVGIESWSVIMLHGTIELSVIVICGAAGMIMGNAILFPKTYARRVSFVRGAKNGIKVIISTVPLFIVAGFIEGFVTRYAFMPAVIKYSIVGVSAAIIIGYYVVYPQYLKRKYERLYRA; this is encoded by the coding sequence ATGCGCGAGGCGGCTTTTGTTAAGCAAAATAAAGAAAAATGGATGGCATTTGAAAAGGCTCTTGACGCTAATTCAAATATAAATGCTGATAGGCTTGCTGGGCTTTATATCCAGCTTACCAATGATCTTTCTTTTGCTCAAACCTATTATCAAGAAAGTAAGACATTGCTGTATCTCAACTCGCTTGCGAGTCAGGCACACCAGAAGATCTATATCAATAAGAAAGAAAAGGGAAATAAGATTTTCAGATTTTTCAAAACGGAATTCCCCTTATTTTTTGCAGATCATCAACTGACTATGCTGTATGCGTTTTTAATCTTCATGGTTGCAGTAGCCATAGGAGCGATAAGTACTTTCAATGATGATTCCTTTACCAGGCTTATTTTGGGAGATTCATATGTGAATATGACGTTGGAAAATATCAAAGAAGGAAACCCAACTGGTGTTTATCAGGAAGATGGTGCTTTTGGGATGTTTCTGGCGATAACTATCAATAACGTACGTGTGGGAATGCTTTGTTTTGCAGCTGGTTTATTAACTTCCATAGGAGCTGGATATATTCTATTTTCCAATGGTGTTATGGTAGGAAGCTTCTTTGCGATGTTTGCGCTGGAGAATGTTGGTATTGAATCATGGAGCGTCATTATGCTCCACGGAACAATAGAATTATCAGTAATTGTGATTTGTGGTGCTGCTGGAATGATCATGGGAAATGCAATACTCTTTCCTAAAACCTATGCAAGACGAGTTTCTTTTGTACGAGGTGCAAAAAACGGAATTAAAGTAATAATAAGTACCGTGCCTTTATTTATCGTTGCAGGTTTTATTGAAGGTTTCGTAACACGTTACGCATTTATGCCGGCGGTAATTAAATACTCAATAGTTGGAGTCAGTGCAGCTATTATTATAGGATACTACGTGGTGTATCCTCAATATCTTAAAAGAAAATATGAGCGATTATATAGAGCCTAG
- a CDS encoding rhomboid family intramembrane serine protease — translation MFNNLTPVVKNIIILNVAIYIGTVFIAPGLYDDLSLWFFMNPNFQVWQIFTHMFMHDSSSFMHILFNMYGLFLFGPLLERWMGSNRFIFFYLACGIGAYLLTTGIDYFQYIGYVNELSGQGATEAEISQTIFTRTNLAVPMVGASGCIFGLMAGFAYLYPNMPFQILFIPFQIKAKWLIGAYVLYETLSTFGILRLQDNVGHAAHLGGAIFGFIMVWYWKRNDMDEYRID, via the coding sequence ATGTTCAACAACCTGACACCAGTCGTCAAAAATATTATCATACTCAACGTTGCGATTTACATAGGTACGGTGTTTATAGCGCCTGGCTTGTACGATGATTTGAGTCTTTGGTTTTTTATGAATCCCAATTTTCAAGTGTGGCAAATTTTTACCCACATGTTTATGCATGACTCAAGTAGCTTTATGCATATTCTTTTCAATATGTATGGTCTGTTTTTATTTGGACCGCTGCTGGAACGCTGGATGGGTAGCAACCGCTTCATTTTCTTTTACCTCGCCTGCGGTATAGGTGCCTATTTGCTCACTACGGGAATTGACTATTTCCAGTACATAGGTTACGTAAACGAACTTTCAGGTCAAGGTGCAACTGAGGCTGAAATTAGCCAAACCATATTCACCAGAACCAACCTTGCAGTTCCCATGGTAGGAGCTAGCGGCTGTATATTTGGGTTGATGGCGGGTTTTGCTTACCTGTATCCCAACATGCCTTTCCAGATTCTGTTTATTCCGTTTCAGATCAAGGCTAAATGGTTGATTGGAGCTTATGTGTTGTATGAAACCTTAAGCACATTTGGAATTCTACGACTACAGGATAACGTTGGCCACGCAGCCCATTTAGGTGGTGCTATCTTTGGGTTCATTATGGTATGGTACTGGAAGCGCAACGATATGGATGAATATAGAATCGATTAA
- a CDS encoding rhomboid family intramembrane serine protease: MDILDNIKLKYATLNVVGKLVAVITLATLLFWLLAWMYPPIYGWFALPSRFVPVILQPWSWLTYGFMHGGLLHLFFNMLILYFTGQMMLNLFSGRQFLTLFFTGVISGGLAFTLVSEIFVSFFSNNVLVGASAGVYAILFFICSYMPETQVRLFFILNVKLKYLGIALIVFDVIAIATNTNAGGSVAHLAGAAVGYYSATRMKAGIDILEGFAGIGDGFVNLFKSKSAQRSKSRKSAPKKNRNMKTVYRNATKTAAPVKKSSDHQQRIDAILDKISASGYESLSRAEKDFLFKAGKD; encoded by the coding sequence ATGGATATCCTGGATAACATAAAACTGAAGTACGCCACTCTCAATGTAGTTGGAAAACTGGTTGCGGTCATCACACTAGCAACGTTGCTTTTTTGGCTACTGGCTTGGATGTATCCGCCTATATATGGATGGTTTGCTTTACCATCTAGATTTGTTCCCGTTATCTTACAACCATGGTCTTGGTTGACCTACGGCTTCATGCATGGTGGATTGCTCCATTTGTTCTTCAATATGCTCATCTTATATTTTACAGGTCAGATGATGCTCAACCTTTTTAGTGGTCGCCAGTTTTTGACGTTGTTTTTTACTGGAGTAATATCCGGTGGTTTAGCATTCACATTGGTCAGTGAGATCTTTGTGAGTTTCTTTTCTAATAATGTCCTGGTAGGAGCGAGCGCAGGAGTCTATGCCATCTTATTCTTCATTTGTAGCTATATGCCAGAGACGCAGGTGCGATTGTTTTTCATTCTCAATGTAAAACTCAAATATTTAGGTATCGCCCTGATTGTGTTTGACGTGATTGCGATAGCGACAAATACAAATGCTGGTGGTAGTGTGGCTCATCTTGCCGGTGCTGCTGTTGGTTATTATTCTGCTACACGTATGAAGGCTGGAATTGATATTTTGGAAGGTTTTGCAGGAATAGGAGATGGTTTTGTGAATCTTTTTAAATCTAAATCAGCTCAAAGATCCAAGTCAAGAAAAAGTGCTCCCAAGAAGAATCGTAACATGAAAACCGTGTATCGCAATGCCACCAAAACGGCAGCACCGGTTAAAAAATCTAGTGATCACCAGCAGCGTATTGATGCTATTCTTGATAAGATATCTGCGAGTGGTTATGAGAGCCTGAGCCGCGCAGAAAAAGACTTTCTTTTCAAAGCTGGAAAGGATTAG
- a CDS encoding RDD family protein — MSNTSINTAQNVNIDYHISSLGYRVTGILVDLIIILIYLIILTYIEDGMSQLFDDFTTFGLSQLMFLPVAFYSLFFNIIFNGRTPGKFVVGTKVVKIDGSPATWSDYLITWMLRLVDIWITAPTFGGVGILAIIFSDKNQRLGDMASDTIVIDTRKKTKISHTILEDVKEDYEPTFLTVNMLNDRDVNEIKEIYRLAGESRDYETLKMLRIKIEGLLQTNSDLRDGIFVRTVLKDYSYLTQGN; from the coding sequence ATGTCAAACACTTCTATCAATACAGCGCAGAATGTAAATATTGACTATCATATATCCAGTTTGGGGTATAGGGTCACTGGTATTCTGGTAGACTTAATTATTATACTGATTTACCTCATCATATTGACCTACATTGAAGATGGAATGAGTCAGTTATTTGATGATTTTACCACTTTTGGATTGAGCCAATTGATGTTTCTTCCTGTTGCTTTTTATTCTTTATTTTTCAATATCATCTTCAATGGCCGTACACCAGGCAAGTTTGTAGTTGGAACTAAGGTTGTCAAAATCGATGGCTCGCCAGCCACATGGAGTGATTACCTCATCACATGGATGTTGCGATTAGTCGATATATGGATCACCGCACCAACCTTTGGCGGAGTTGGTATTCTTGCTATTATTTTTAGTGATAAAAATCAGCGATTGGGAGATATGGCATCTGACACGATTGTGATAGACACCCGTAAAAAAACTAAAATCAGCCACACAATTCTCGAAGATGTAAAGGAAGATTATGAACCTACATTTCTAACGGTAAATATGCTCAACGATAGAGACGTCAATGAGATCAAAGAAATCTATAGACTTGCTGGTGAAAGCCGTGATTATGAAACGCTCAAAATGTTACGCATAAAGATTGAAGGGTTACTTCAAACCAACTCTGACTTGCGTGATGGTATTTTTGTACGCACCGTTCTTAAGGATTACTCTTATTTAACTCAGGGAAACTAG
- a CDS encoding AAA family ATPase → MMEENNNPTPEDQNQSQNLPEPAQKQHVHETDAVASENVVANEAPVQEDAVSSDLKFNNRVDLTELSSAVEKVKNELRKVIVGQEEMMDLLIVSILANGHSLIEGVPGVAKTVTAKLLAKTMQVGFSRIQFTPDLMPSDILGTSVFSMKNNEFEFKQGPIFSNIILIDEINRAPAKTQAALFEAMAERQVTIDGKEYTMEKPFLVFATQNPIEQEGTYRLPEAQLDRFLFKINVAYPNLEEEIKILEGNHARKNSDPESMIEGIMSAAQIVQHQETVKGIVVEDHLIKYIAEIVLNTRNNANLYLGASPRASIAIMNGSKAYAAIMGRDFVTPDDVKYIAKAVMRHRIILTPEREMEGFTADRAVAQILETIEIPR, encoded by the coding sequence ATGATGGAAGAAAACAACAACCCAACGCCAGAAGATCAGAATCAAAGTCAAAATCTTCCAGAGCCTGCACAAAAACAGCATGTTCATGAAACAGATGCGGTCGCATCAGAGAATGTGGTTGCAAATGAAGCACCAGTTCAAGAAGATGCTGTAAGTAGTGATTTGAAATTCAATAATCGTGTCGATCTAACGGAACTGTCCAGCGCTGTAGAAAAAGTAAAGAACGAGTTGCGTAAAGTTATCGTTGGACAAGAAGAAATGATGGATCTTTTGATCGTTTCCATTCTAGCCAATGGTCACTCCTTAATTGAAGGAGTTCCAGGAGTTGCGAAAACCGTTACCGCAAAATTACTGGCCAAAACCATGCAGGTAGGTTTTTCCAGAATCCAGTTTACGCCAGACTTGATGCCAAGTGATATTCTGGGAACATCAGTATTCTCCATGAAGAATAATGAGTTTGAGTTCAAGCAAGGACCTATATTTTCCAATATTATTTTGATTGATGAGATCAACCGTGCCCCTGCAAAAACACAGGCTGCTTTATTTGAAGCGATGGCAGAACGTCAGGTGACTATTGATGGGAAAGAATATACAATGGAAAAGCCATTTTTGGTTTTTGCGACTCAGAATCCAATTGAACAGGAAGGAACCTATCGATTACCAGAAGCTCAACTCGACCGTTTTCTATTCAAAATCAATGTAGCCTATCCTAATCTGGAAGAGGAAATCAAGATATTGGAAGGCAACCATGCCCGTAAAAATTCAGATCCCGAATCCATGATTGAAGGTATCATGAGCGCTGCCCAAATCGTACAGCATCAGGAAACCGTAAAGGGAATTGTTGTAGAGGATCATTTGATCAAATACATCGCAGAGATCGTACTGAATACTCGTAATAATGCTAATTTATATCTAGGAGCATCGCCGCGAGCATCTATCGCGATTATGAATGGTTCAAAAGCTTATGCAGCGATCATGGGCCGTGACTTTGTAACTCCAGATGATGTCAAGTACATCGCTAAGGCAGTAATGAGACACCGCATTATTCTTACTCCAGAACGTGAGATGGAAGGATTTACAGCAGATAGAGCTGTAGCACAAATTTTGGAAACCATCGAGATACCACGATAG
- the mutL gene encoding DNA mismatch repair endonuclease MutL, whose product MSDIIRLLPDHVANQIAAGEVVQRPASVVKELLENAIDASAKGISLIIKDAGKTLVQVIDDGKGMSTTDARMAFERHATSKINSAEDLFALATKGFRGEALASVAAIAHVSVKTRREEDDLGTQLDIEGSKVTGQEPVVTPAGTMISVRNLFYNVPARRKFLKSDNVELRNITNEFHRVAMAHPQIAFKFINNDSELFNLPAGTYRQRIVNIMGSRVDDKLVPIKEETELLTIHGYIGKPEFARKTKGLQYFFANDRFIKHSYLHHAVVSAFEGLLPDKANPSYFLYLDVPPDSIDINIHPTKTEVKFEDEHSIYAIVRASVKHALGQFSIDSIDFQKDTELDLPYEKARGTASAPRIEVDPDFNPFKQTDSRNGTAHKSNAYRPEKTPAWEALYTGLDESSTMIDDESAFAKAEQSLFTSTETDSTTNIFQLQRKFVISTLQSGLLVINQNRAHERILYEQLLRQLTVQNGVSQQLLFPITMDRPPEEVTILKQLQTELESVGFLFKNLENANIQIEGLPLDLKETDVEPLLDSIIAFQQEELPDGSFSHVDRLAARMASKMAIKTGDALNKQQMEQMIDELFACKEPELTAQGKKVFINLTGDHLNSKFN is encoded by the coding sequence ATGTCAGACATCATACGCTTATTACCAGACCATGTAGCAAACCAGATTGCCGCTGGAGAAGTCGTGCAGCGACCAGCCAGTGTGGTGAAGGAATTGCTGGAGAATGCTATTGACGCTTCCGCGAAAGGTATTAGCCTCATCATTAAGGACGCCGGCAAGACACTGGTGCAAGTCATTGACGACGGTAAAGGTATGAGCACAACAGATGCCCGCATGGCATTTGAACGTCACGCCACATCAAAAATAAATAGTGCCGAAGATCTTTTTGCACTAGCAACCAAAGGCTTTAGAGGTGAAGCACTGGCGTCAGTTGCGGCCATTGCTCACGTGAGCGTCAAGACTAGACGTGAAGAAGATGATTTGGGAACTCAACTGGATATTGAAGGTAGTAAGGTCACTGGTCAGGAGCCAGTAGTAACACCAGCGGGAACTATGATAAGCGTCCGCAATTTATTTTACAACGTTCCCGCACGACGTAAGTTTTTAAAGTCAGATAATGTGGAACTGCGCAACATTACTAACGAGTTTCATCGCGTGGCGATGGCCCATCCACAAATAGCTTTTAAATTTATAAATAACGACAGTGAGTTGTTCAACTTACCTGCCGGCACCTATCGCCAGCGTATCGTGAATATTATGGGTTCCAGAGTAGATGATAAACTCGTTCCCATTAAAGAAGAAACCGAATTACTGACCATTCACGGTTATATAGGCAAACCAGAATTTGCTAGAAAGACGAAAGGACTTCAATACTTTTTTGCAAACGATAGATTCATCAAGCATTCCTATTTACATCATGCGGTGGTGAGCGCTTTTGAGGGTTTGTTACCAGATAAGGCAAACCCTAGCTATTTTTTATACCTAGATGTGCCGCCAGATAGTATTGACATCAATATTCACCCTACAAAAACTGAGGTCAAATTCGAGGATGAGCACAGTATTTATGCGATTGTTCGAGCGAGTGTGAAACATGCTTTGGGGCAGTTTAGTATTGATTCCATTGACTTTCAAAAGGACACAGAGCTTGATTTGCCTTATGAGAAGGCACGAGGCACCGCAAGTGCACCGCGCATAGAGGTGGATCCAGATTTTAATCCGTTCAAACAAACCGATTCCAGAAACGGTACTGCGCATAAATCCAATGCGTACCGGCCAGAAAAGACGCCAGCATGGGAAGCTTTGTATACCGGCCTTGATGAAAGTTCCACAATGATTGATGATGAGTCCGCTTTCGCGAAAGCGGAACAATCCTTATTCACGTCAACAGAAACCGATTCTACCACCAATATTTTCCAGCTGCAACGCAAGTTTGTCATTAGCACATTGCAAAGTGGTTTGTTGGTCATCAACCAAAACCGCGCTCATGAACGCATTTTGTATGAACAACTATTGCGACAACTTACCGTGCAGAATGGTGTGAGCCAGCAGTTGCTGTTTCCCATAACCATGGATCGACCACCAGAAGAGGTCACAATTTTAAAACAACTTCAAACCGAATTGGAAAGTGTAGGCTTTCTTTTCAAAAATTTGGAAAACGCCAACATTCAAATAGAAGGATTACCGCTAGATTTGAAAGAAACCGATGTGGAGCCGTTGCTGGATTCCATCATTGCTTTCCAGCAGGAAGAATTGCCAGATGGCAGTTTCTCGCATGTGGATAGACTGGCAGCAAGAATGGCATCAAAAATGGCCATTAAAACAGGTGACGCACTCAATAAGCAGCAAATGGAACAAATGATAGACGAACTTTTTGCGTGTAAGGAACCAGAACTGACGGCCCAAGGCAAGAAAGTATTTATCAATCTCACAGGCGACCACCTGAATTCAAAATTTAACTAG
- a CDS encoding DUF58 domain-containing protein, whose amino-acid sequence MKKIYKALFLSKRFFQALLALIVLFIVSFFFERLIGYLVVGFFILLGLLIVDLILIYGRSAGVIASRILPDKFSNGDENPVEIKVRNAYGFKTFLRIIDELPIQFQKRDFKIETDLGKGASKTLTYTARPVERGEFHFGSLNVFVQSGIGLIWRKFIFDHDAMVPNYPSFLQMRKYELMAFTNRLKDYGMKKIRRIGHTMEFEQIKDYILGDDVRNINWKATAKRNQLMINQFQDEKSQPVYSVIDKGRVMKMPFEELKLVDYAINATLVISNIALKKGDKAGMFSFSSRVDNQVMAQKRSSQMNLILETLYNLDTDFRESDFSRLYIDIKRKITQRSLLLLYTNFETLDALHRQLPYLQAIAKNHLLVVIFFENTELSSMLKEKAETTQEIFTKTIAEKFAYEKKLIVNELNKFGIQTILTKPQELTVNTINKYLEIKARGLL is encoded by the coding sequence GTGAAGAAAATCTATAAAGCCTTATTTCTAAGTAAACGATTCTTTCAGGCACTGCTTGCATTGATCGTATTGTTTATCGTATCGTTTTTCTTTGAGCGATTGATAGGTTATCTGGTGGTTGGCTTTTTTATTCTATTGGGATTACTAATAGTAGACCTGATCTTGATCTATGGTAGAAGCGCTGGTGTTATCGCCAGTAGAATCTTACCTGATAAATTTTCCAATGGTGATGAAAACCCAGTAGAGATCAAAGTTCGCAATGCCTACGGATTCAAAACGTTTTTACGCATTATAGATGAGTTACCTATACAATTTCAAAAACGAGATTTCAAGATTGAAACTGATCTAGGTAAAGGTGCTTCAAAAACTTTGACTTATACGGCAAGACCTGTGGAGCGTGGTGAATTTCATTTTGGTTCGCTCAACGTGTTTGTGCAATCAGGAATAGGTTTGATCTGGCGTAAATTCATTTTTGACCACGATGCGATGGTGCCCAATTATCCATCTTTTTTACAAATGCGCAAGTATGAATTGATGGCTTTTACCAACAGGCTCAAGGATTACGGTATGAAAAAGATCAGGCGTATAGGTCATACCATGGAGTTTGAGCAAATCAAGGATTACATTCTGGGTGATGATGTGCGCAATATCAACTGGAAAGCGACAGCAAAACGCAATCAGTTGATGATTAACCAATTTCAGGATGAAAAATCACAACCGGTTTATAGCGTCATTGATAAAGGGCGAGTGATGAAGATGCCTTTTGAAGAATTGAAGCTTGTGGATTACGCGATTAATGCAACTCTTGTTATTTCAAATATCGCTTTGAAGAAAGGTGATAAGGCTGGAATGTTTAGCTTTTCAAGTCGGGTGGATAATCAGGTGATGGCGCAAAAAAGATCGTCACAAATGAATCTGATTTTGGAGACTTTATATAATTTGGATACCGACTTTCGCGAAAGCGATTTCTCACGTCTCTACATTGATATCAAGAGGAAGATCACACAACGTAGTTTGTTACTATTGTACACCAATTTTGAAACGCTGGATGCTTTGCATCGTCAATTGCCTTACCTGCAGGCCATCGCAAAAAATCATTTGCTCGTGGTAATTTTCTTTGAAAACACAGAGCTTTCTAGCATGCTAAAAGAAAAGGCAGAAACGACTCAAGAAATCTTCACTAAGACGATCGCCGAAAAGTTTGCTTATGAGAAAAAGCTCATCGTAAATGAGCTTAACAAATTTGGGATTCAAACGATATTGACAAAGCCTCAAGAATTGACCGTCAATACGATCAATAAATACTTAGAAATTAAGGCTAGAGGATTGTTGTAG
- a CDS encoding riboflavin synthase subunit beta has translation MGVLSRRKNKKYSYEPRYYKNEDKDGNPFEIRHKFDDYRSTIDNRGLKSKFNNAMRDYKEGTERKARTRIYIIAAVLILLFLWFIDFDLSIFSF, from the coding sequence ATGGGAGTTCTATCACGTCGCAAAAACAAGAAATATTCATACGAGCCTCGTTACTATAAGAACGAGGACAAGGATGGCAATCCGTTTGAGATCAGGCATAAGTTTGATGATTACCGGTCTACCATCGATAATCGTGGGCTTAAATCTAAGTTCAACAACGCGATGCGCGATTACAAGGAAGGCACAGAAAGAAAAGCCAGAACACGTATTTATATCATCGCAGCTGTATTGATACTTCTATTCCTCTGGTTCATCGATTTTGACCTATCCATCTTTAGTTTCTAA